In the Adlercreutzia equolifaciens DSM 19450 genome, one interval contains:
- a CDS encoding VaFE repeat-containing surface-anchored protein, translating to MDSLDPVPARPSLQGGRALFNMVLAFLLLVGLIPAMCAPATSAVATETEGVPVMFHFKDSAGETIDFASLTAPHNLQEGRIVATVDEGGTLGLDEALSFAVYEHYATFGDRQRDITDECSLDAAAGTVSIPESYADTLETLGIVFELSPAHPAYERFVLADLDTSPQELTVGEETTTIASDIPDILAEAGGIAPFAAAFPGQAEKHYALNPYMRLETFDVDMPRKQEAYGFPSDLVGSYGFGAFFGTSQHWVNGVSQGTNFNDYVLNTASSSFDAVVDAFLYETIAARNGADAPFATSRTGSDYRARFLTTGNDYKDTNYSGGSAPTNRAMAQATCGTAGVSNGYGAVASNPNGDNYITYKGTYTGSQSAYNGWYKFYYKIDARSAATNKEFQDVVGYLLVEPINTGRAQVVKTSANPTISNANGNYSLANAVFGAFSTRASAEAAADQAAKGAWGSWQAARTWAQANASFTLVTGADGRSAVVEDIEGGDYYFCELFAPPGFRLNSAVQKATVEATSDESVVCQVSFADEPMRGSIDLLKQSGYPEVTLGHPGYTLAGAVYGVYADSACTKLVREIRTSLNGDADGYGRIDEMPIGSYWVRETKRPLEGYALDSRTYAVTVADRSVTRVNTTAVSDKAKLNPLSLLIQKKDAQSGQSHAQGAATLGDAHFRIDYYAAKNASLDALKTLEPQASWVVRTNDEGAFLLDQAESSFTHTLADGTTEELPYKVAGDAFYKLSNGRIALPIGTYAIQEVKAPRGYLLDETVHVRHVTDADTDGEIIETFDAEQNGDLVTDRVARTDLRFMKRADGAAKLAGIPFKLTSKTTGEWHILVTDKNGLASTESTPGHPHDANTNANDAQFTAPDGSFQMPLTLDTEALDATAGIWFGLNAEGASVAADNGLGALPFDTYELEELRCPANAIFEMIRDEIVVDESDEGLVIDLGTLNNTGTGKPTIRTSAYDGLSDDLYDTQISADTKAVVIDRVTYSGLEPGEPYLLRGTLMDKATGEPFLVNEEEVAAELEFTPEDYNGYANVTFAFDASAITEDTNLVVFETLLQDGVEVASHRDLADRKQTIAVSPIAIGTTAVDAATGTHEGVPAEEVTIIDTVSYQGLTPGEEYELSAVLMDKEENAPWLVEDKVVMVSHRFIPEESSGTVDVEITVPGTNLDGVSLVVFESLLHDDIEVALHADIEDEGQTVSYAYPDLPLPPTGGDEPEEPTEPEADEPEPTRVAQTSRLAQTGDESLTVICLVALLAVAGAGAAFVAYRKRR from the coding sequence GTGGATTCACTCGATCCCGTCCCCGCGCGCCCATCCCTCCAAGGAGGCCGCGCCCTTTTCAACATGGTTCTTGCCTTCCTACTGCTCGTGGGCCTCATCCCCGCGATGTGTGCCCCCGCGACCTCGGCAGTCGCCACGGAAACCGAGGGGGTGCCCGTCATGTTCCACTTTAAAGACTCTGCGGGCGAGACCATCGACTTCGCCAGCCTCACCGCGCCGCACAACCTGCAAGAAGGGCGCATTGTCGCCACGGTTGACGAGGGCGGAACGCTCGGTCTCGACGAGGCGCTCAGCTTCGCCGTGTATGAGCACTACGCCACCTTCGGCGACCGCCAGCGCGACATTACCGATGAGTGCTCTCTTGATGCCGCAGCGGGCACCGTGAGCATCCCCGAGTCCTATGCGGACACTCTGGAAACCCTCGGCATCGTCTTCGAGCTGTCGCCCGCACATCCCGCCTATGAGCGCTTTGTGCTCGCCGACCTCGACACAAGTCCGCAGGAGCTCACCGTCGGCGAAGAGACAACGACCATCGCCTCGGACATTCCCGACATCCTCGCCGAGGCCGGCGGCATCGCCCCCTTCGCGGCCGCCTTCCCCGGCCAGGCCGAGAAGCACTACGCGCTCAACCCCTATATGCGCCTCGAAACCTTCGATGTCGACATGCCCCGCAAACAGGAGGCCTATGGGTTCCCCAGCGATCTGGTAGGCTCCTATGGGTTCGGTGCTTTCTTCGGCACCTCTCAGCACTGGGTGAACGGAGTTTCCCAGGGAACGAACTTCAACGACTACGTGCTGAACACTGCATCGAGCAGCTTCGACGCCGTCGTGGACGCGTTCCTTTACGAGACGATCGCCGCCCGCAACGGCGCCGACGCGCCCTTCGCCACCTCGCGCACCGGCAGCGACTACCGCGCTCGCTTCCTCACCACGGGCAACGACTACAAGGACACCAACTACAGCGGGGGAAGCGCACCCACCAACCGCGCCATGGCCCAAGCCACCTGCGGCACTGCCGGCGTTTCCAACGGCTACGGCGCCGTGGCAAGCAACCCCAATGGCGACAACTACATCACCTACAAGGGCACCTACACCGGCTCGCAATCCGCGTACAACGGGTGGTACAAGTTCTACTACAAAATCGATGCCCGATCTGCCGCCACCAACAAGGAGTTTCAGGACGTTGTCGGCTACCTGCTCGTGGAGCCCATCAACACCGGGCGCGCCCAGGTCGTGAAGACCTCCGCCAATCCCACCATCTCCAACGCCAACGGGAATTACTCGCTCGCCAACGCGGTATTCGGCGCCTTCTCCACCCGTGCGAGCGCCGAAGCAGCGGCCGATCAGGCCGCCAAGGGCGCCTGGGGAAGCTGGCAGGCGGCCCGCACCTGGGCCCAGGCCAATGCTTCGTTTACCCTCGTCACCGGGGCGGACGGCAGAAGCGCGGTCGTCGAGGACATCGAGGGCGGCGACTATTACTTCTGCGAACTGTTCGCCCCACCCGGATTCCGCCTGAACAGCGCCGTCCAGAAGGCGACCGTGGAGGCAACCAGCGACGAGAGCGTCGTGTGCCAAGTCTCCTTTGCCGATGAACCCATGCGCGGCTCCATCGACTTGCTCAAGCAGTCGGGCTATCCCGAGGTCACGCTGGGGCACCCCGGCTACACCTTGGCGGGCGCCGTCTATGGCGTGTACGCGGACTCGGCCTGCACAAAGCTCGTCCGCGAAATCCGTACGAGTCTGAACGGCGATGCCGATGGCTACGGGCGCATCGACGAGATGCCCATCGGCTCCTATTGGGTGCGCGAGACCAAGCGCCCTCTGGAGGGCTATGCTCTGGATAGCCGAACCTATGCCGTGACCGTCGCCGATCGTTCCGTCACCCGCGTGAATACCACTGCCGTCAGCGACAAGGCAAAGCTGAATCCCCTCTCTCTTCTTATCCAGAAGAAGGATGCTCAAAGCGGTCAGAGCCATGCGCAGGGTGCCGCCACCCTCGGCGATGCCCACTTCCGCATCGATTATTATGCGGCCAAGAACGCTTCCCTGGACGCCCTTAAGACCCTCGAGCCGCAAGCAAGCTGGGTCGTGCGCACCAACGACGAGGGCGCCTTCCTACTCGACCAGGCAGAGAGCAGTTTCACGCACACCTTGGCCGACGGAACGACCGAGGAGCTTCCCTACAAGGTGGCAGGCGATGCGTTCTACAAGCTCTCCAACGGCCGCATCGCGCTTCCCATCGGCACCTATGCCATCCAGGAAGTGAAAGCGCCGCGCGGCTACCTCCTCGACGAGACCGTGCATGTGCGCCATGTCACCGATGCCGACACCGATGGCGAGATTATCGAGACCTTCGATGCGGAGCAGAATGGCGATCTCGTCACCGACCGCGTTGCCCGCACCGATCTGCGCTTTATGAAGCGCGCCGACGGCGCCGCGAAGCTGGCCGGCATCCCCTTCAAGCTCACCTCGAAGACGACCGGCGAATGGCACATCCTCGTCACGGACAAGAACGGGCTCGCTTCCACGGAATCTACCCCGGGCCATCCCCACGACGCGAACACGAACGCCAACGACGCGCAGTTCACCGCTCCTGACGGCAGCTTCCAGATGCCGCTTACGTTGGACACCGAGGCCCTTGATGCCACAGCGGGGATCTGGTTCGGTCTCAATGCCGAAGGGGCGTCCGTCGCTGCAGACAACGGACTGGGCGCACTGCCCTTTGACACGTACGAGCTGGAAGAGCTTCGATGCCCGGCCAACGCAATCTTCGAGATGATCCGCGATGAAATCGTGGTTGACGAGAGCGATGAGGGGCTCGTCATCGACTTGGGCACCCTCAACAACACGGGCACCGGCAAGCCCACGATCCGCACGAGTGCCTACGACGGTCTGTCCGACGATCTGTACGACACGCAGATCAGCGCCGATACCAAGGCCGTCGTCATCGATCGAGTCACTTATTCTGGCCTAGAGCCCGGAGAGCCCTATCTGCTTCGGGGAACCCTCATGGACAAAGCCACCGGAGAGCCGTTCCTCGTGAATGAGGAAGAAGTCGCCGCCGAGCTTGAGTTCACTCCCGAGGATTACAACGGGTACGCAAACGTGACCTTCGCCTTCGACGCCTCGGCGATCACCGAGGACACCAACCTCGTCGTCTTCGAGACGCTTCTGCAAGATGGCGTCGAAGTAGCCTCGCACCGCGATCTCGCCGACCGCAAGCAGACCATCGCCGTGAGCCCTATCGCCATCGGCACAACGGCCGTCGACGCCGCCACCGGCACCCACGAAGGCGTGCCGGCAGAAGAGGTCACCATCATCGACACCGTCAGCTACCAGGGCCTAACCCCCGGCGAGGAGTACGAGCTATCCGCCGTGCTCATGGACAAAGAGGAAAACGCCCCGTGGCTCGTGGAGGATAAAGTGGTCATGGTAAGCCACCGGTTCATCCCCGAGGAATCCTCGGGCACGGTGGATGTCGAGATCACCGTTCCCGGCACCAACTTGGATGGCGTGAGCCTCGTGGTCTTCGAATCGCTGCTGCACGACGACATCGAGGTGGCCCTCCACGCCGACATCGAGGACGAGGGGCAGACCGTCTCCTACGCCTATCCCGACCTGCCGCTGCCGCCGACCGGCGGCGACGAGCCGGAGGAGCCCACTGAGCCCGAAGCCGACGAGCCCGAGCCGACGCGCGTCGCCCAAACCTCGCGCCTCGCTCAAACGGGAGACGAGAGCCTCACGGTGATTTGCTTGGTCGCCCTGCTCGCCGTAGCCGGCGCCGGCGCTGCCTTCGTCGCCTACCGCAAGCGCCGCTGA
- a CDS encoding site-2 protease family protein, translating into MDILIMIVCAVISIGFLVFIHEGGHYLAARAFGVRVTEFMLGLPGPSIGFTKGETRYGVTAVPLGGYAKVCGMEAGPLQPHLQEVLASLYRRGTANMEDVARDCGISDDEAYNALEELVEWGSVIGPVKADQYNTYRAPRVTPGKRALKKAAAAGLPAPASYELGQAREVADPHALYESEYRQQYRSLPFWKRSVILLAGIFMNLLFAMLVFIIVFSIIGFQVQHPETGEITTIHASVLQALQAGFMYIGMVIQAVAGLFNPATAAQTVSDSTSIVGIAVMSKDYFQAGLVEALEFMAMISVSLGIMNLLPIPPLDGGRFVVEIFQKGTRKTVSQKAMNYMSLAGMALFLGFFVIMLNQDIQRFVFGNWG; encoded by the coding sequence GTGGACATCCTCATCATGATCGTCTGCGCCGTTATCAGCATCGGCTTCCTCGTGTTCATCCACGAGGGCGGCCACTACCTGGCCGCTCGGGCCTTCGGCGTGCGCGTTACCGAGTTCATGCTGGGCCTGCCCGGCCCTTCCATTGGCTTCACGAAGGGCGAGACCCGCTATGGCGTCACGGCCGTGCCCCTCGGCGGCTACGCGAAGGTGTGCGGCATGGAGGCCGGCCCTTTGCAGCCGCACCTGCAGGAGGTGCTCGCGTCGCTTTACCGCCGCGGCACCGCCAACATGGAGGACGTGGCCCGCGACTGCGGCATCAGCGACGATGAAGCATACAACGCCCTGGAAGAGCTGGTGGAATGGGGCAGCGTCATCGGTCCCGTCAAGGCCGATCAGTACAACACCTACCGCGCCCCGCGCGTCACGCCCGGCAAGCGCGCTCTGAAGAAGGCGGCCGCGGCGGGGCTGCCGGCGCCCGCCTCCTACGAGCTGGGCCAAGCTCGCGAAGTGGCCGATCCCCATGCGCTTTACGAGTCCGAGTACCGCCAGCAGTACCGCTCGCTGCCCTTCTGGAAGCGCTCGGTCATCCTTTTGGCGGGCATTTTCATGAACCTGCTGTTCGCTATGCTCGTGTTCATTATCGTGTTCTCGATCATCGGCTTTCAGGTGCAGCATCCTGAAACGGGCGAGATCACGACCATTCACGCATCGGTGCTGCAGGCGCTGCAGGCCGGCTTCATGTACATCGGCATGGTGATTCAGGCGGTAGCGGGCCTGTTCAACCCGGCCACGGCGGCTCAGACGGTGTCCGATTCCACCTCCATCGTCGGCATCGCCGTCATGTCGAAGGACTACTTCCAGGCGGGCCTCGTGGAGGCGTTGGAGTTCATGGCCATGATCTCGGTCTCGCTGGGCATCATGAACCTGCTGCCCATCCCGCCGCTGGATGGCGGCCGCTTCGTGGTGGAAATCTTCCAGAAGGGCACCCGCAAGACAGTGTCTCAGAAGGCCATGAACTATATGTCGCTTGCTGGTATGGCCCTGTTCCTCGGCTTCTTCGTCATCATGCTGAACCAGGACATCCAGAGGTTCGTCTTTGGCAACTGGGGCTAG
- the ispG gene encoding flavodoxin-dependent (E)-4-hydroxy-3-methylbut-2-enyl-diphosphate synthase, whose amino-acid sequence MTKELKPHDRTRRVMVGDVPVGGGAPVAVQSMLNAPADDVAANLAQIEALAEAGCEIVRMAIPRRDCLDAFEAVCAASPLPVVADIHFDARIAIEAAARGAAKLRINPGNIGGLEATREVIAAASAAGIPIRIGVNAGSLDDALAARDDLTLPEKLAASATEYVRFFEDECDFHDLVVSAKAHDVQTTIDTYRLLAAELPEVPLHIGVTEAGTAFQGIIKSACGLGVLLEEGIGDTMRISLTDDPVVEVRACWTLLGALDLRRRTPELISCPTCGRCQVNLIGLAQEVEERLAAVDKPVKVAVMGCVVNGPGEAADADIGVACGAGAGVVFSHGKIVRKVQESEIVSALMEELENL is encoded by the coding sequence GTGACCAAGGAACTGAAGCCCCATGACCGCACGCGGCGCGTGATGGTGGGGGACGTGCCGGTGGGCGGAGGCGCGCCGGTGGCGGTGCAGTCGATGTTGAATGCCCCGGCCGACGATGTGGCCGCCAACCTCGCGCAGATTGAGGCGCTGGCCGAGGCCGGCTGCGAGATCGTGCGCATGGCCATTCCGCGTCGGGACTGCCTGGACGCCTTCGAAGCCGTGTGCGCCGCGTCACCCTTGCCCGTGGTGGCCGACATCCATTTCGACGCCCGCATCGCCATCGAGGCGGCGGCCCGCGGCGCGGCCAAGCTGCGCATCAACCCCGGCAACATCGGCGGCCTGGAGGCCACCCGTGAGGTGATCGCTGCGGCGTCGGCGGCGGGCATCCCCATCCGCATCGGCGTGAACGCCGGCTCGCTCGACGACGCGCTGGCGGCCCGCGACGACCTGACGCTGCCCGAGAAACTGGCTGCCTCCGCTACCGAATACGTGCGCTTCTTCGAAGACGAGTGCGACTTCCACGACCTTGTGGTGTCAGCCAAGGCCCACGACGTGCAGACCACCATCGACACCTATCGCCTGTTGGCCGCCGAGCTGCCCGAGGTGCCGCTGCACATCGGCGTCACCGAGGCGGGAACCGCCTTCCAAGGCATCATCAAAAGCGCATGCGGCCTGGGCGTCCTTTTGGAAGAGGGCATCGGCGACACCATGCGCATCTCGCTCACGGACGACCCCGTGGTGGAAGTGCGGGCCTGCTGGACGTTGCTCGGCGCCCTGGACTTGCGCCGTCGCACCCCCGAGCTCATCAGCTGTCCCACCTGCGGGCGCTGCCAGGTGAACCTCATTGGGCTCGCGCAAGAAGTGGAAGAGCGCCTCGCTGCAGTGGACAAGCCGGTGAAAGTGGCGGTCATGGGGTGCGTGGTGAACGGCCCGGGCGAAGCCGCCGATGCCGATATCGGGGTGGCTTGCGGAGCGGGCGCGGGGGTTGTTTTCTCCCATGGTAAAATCGTCCGCAAAGTGCAAGAGTCGGAAATTGTTTCTGCCCTTATGGAGGAGTTGGAGAACCTATGA
- a CDS encoding proline--tRNA ligase codes for MTQILRMSNLYAPTLKEDPSDADIDSARLLLRAGMLRKAASGLYTFLPLGFRVLKKIENIVREEMDASGAQEILMPVLQPAELWEESGRLNDYGPELMRLTDRHDREMCLGPTHEEIIVALVRNELRSYKELPQNLYQIQTKYRDEIRPRFGLLRSREFVMKDAYSFNATQESLQETYDAMGKAYGAICDRCGLDYREVEADGGQIGGKVTTEFMALAESGEADLVYCSCGYAADAEAGACLARPTLYEVDAMEKIATPDVHTIAELAEFLSIPESSTVKALSGKDAEGNLVCLFIPGDHELNELKIEGLVPGFTLLTDEEMISFGLCKGSMGPVGLPEGARIIAATSLQAIPQWVVGANEDGYHYVGARLGEDFQVDEWADLATVKPGDCCPTCGLPLEGARGIEVAQIFQLGDKYSRAMGATFMDEDGEEKPFIMGCYGVGISRTLAAIVEQHNDEHGIMWPLSVAPAHICVVPLTVGDAEVQPMAEKIAKDLAELGFEVVIDDRDERAGVKFNDADLIGWPVQIVVGKRGLKEGKVEMKLRRTGEKKEVALDALAEMMGFARRAMRDNVLHGAGTGAFAAIFG; via the coding sequence ATGACCCAGATTCTGCGTATGAGCAACCTGTACGCCCCCACCTTGAAGGAAGACCCGTCGGACGCCGACATCGATAGCGCGCGCCTGCTTCTGCGCGCGGGCATGCTGCGCAAGGCCGCCTCGGGCCTGTACACGTTCCTTCCTTTGGGCTTCCGCGTGCTGAAGAAGATCGAGAACATCGTGCGCGAGGAAATGGATGCTTCGGGTGCCCAGGAGATTCTCATGCCGGTGCTGCAGCCGGCGGAGCTGTGGGAGGAAAGCGGCCGCTTGAACGACTACGGCCCCGAGCTCATGCGCCTTACCGATCGCCACGACCGCGAGATGTGCCTCGGTCCCACCCACGAGGAGATCATCGTGGCGCTCGTGCGCAACGAGTTGCGCTCCTACAAGGAACTGCCTCAGAACCTCTACCAAATTCAGACGAAGTACCGCGACGAGATTCGCCCGCGCTTCGGTCTTTTGCGCTCTCGCGAGTTCGTCATGAAGGATGCCTACAGCTTCAACGCCACCCAGGAGTCGCTGCAGGAAACCTACGACGCCATGGGGAAGGCCTACGGCGCTATCTGCGACCGTTGCGGCTTGGATTACCGCGAGGTGGAGGCCGACGGCGGCCAGATCGGCGGCAAGGTGACCACCGAGTTCATGGCGCTGGCGGAATCGGGCGAGGCCGACCTGGTGTACTGCTCGTGCGGCTATGCGGCCGATGCCGAGGCCGGCGCGTGCCTGGCTCGCCCCACGCTGTACGAAGTGGACGCCATGGAGAAGATCGCCACGCCCGACGTGCACACTATCGCCGAGCTGGCGGAATTTTTGAGCATCCCCGAGTCGTCCACGGTGAAGGCGCTCTCGGGCAAGGACGCCGAGGGCAACCTCGTGTGCCTGTTCATTCCCGGCGATCACGAGCTGAACGAGCTGAAGATCGAGGGCCTCGTGCCCGGTTTCACGCTATTGACCGACGAGGAGATGATCTCCTTCGGTCTGTGCAAGGGCTCCATGGGGCCGGTGGGGCTGCCGGAGGGCGCCCGCATCATCGCCGCTACCAGCTTGCAGGCCATCCCGCAGTGGGTCGTGGGCGCCAACGAGGACGGCTACCACTACGTGGGCGCGCGTCTGGGCGAGGATTTCCAGGTGGACGAGTGGGCCGATCTGGCCACGGTGAAGCCCGGCGACTGCTGCCCTACGTGCGGACTTCCGTTGGAAGGCGCTCGCGGCATCGAGGTGGCCCAGATCTTCCAGCTCGGCGACAAGTACTCCCGTGCCATGGGCGCCACGTTCATGGACGAAGACGGCGAGGAGAAGCCCTTCATCATGGGCTGCTACGGCGTGGGCATCTCGCGCACGCTGGCCGCCATCGTCGAGCAGCACAACGACGAGCACGGCATCATGTGGCCGCTGTCGGTGGCGCCGGCCCATATTTGCGTGGTGCCGCTCACGGTGGGTGATGCCGAGGTGCAGCCCATGGCCGAGAAAATCGCGAAGGATCTGGCCGAGCTCGGCTTCGAGGTGGTCATCGACGACCGTGACGAGCGCGCCGGCGTGAAGTTCAACGACGCCGACCTCATCGGCTGGCCCGTGCAGATTGTCGTGGGCAAGCGCGGCCTGAAAGAGGGCAAGGTGGAGATGAAGCTGCGTCGCACGGGCGAGAAGAAGGAAGTAGCGCTGGACGCTCTGGCCGAGATGATGGGCTTTGCCCGCCGCGCCATGCGCGACAACGTCCTGCACGGCGCCGGCACCGGCGCCTTCGCCGCCATTTTCGGGTAG
- a CDS encoding helix-turn-helix transcriptional regulator: MELKEHLKEHRNRLGLSQEDVAERIFVSRQTISNWETDRTYPDVQSLLLLSEIFGTSIDELVKGDVATMEKAIENDWKTMSRLTVAAWALVGVGLVCVAVGFAVPTAPSSLMPKCTESEVLGIVLFLALWVLGCILLGMVESMKKKYDLVTYRDIVAYSRGEEPVRDNEAFGRKHPVASAGLKMGVSAVSGFVVAYVVLKLILG; encoded by the coding sequence GTGGAACTCAAGGAGCATCTCAAGGAGCACCGGAACCGACTGGGGCTGTCCCAGGAGGACGTGGCGGAGCGCATTTTCGTATCGCGGCAGACCATTTCCAACTGGGAGACCGACCGCACCTATCCCGATGTGCAGAGCCTTCTGCTCTTAAGCGAGATCTTCGGCACGTCCATCGATGAGCTCGTGAAAGGAGACGTGGCAACGATGGAAAAGGCGATTGAGAACGACTGGAAGACAATGAGCCGCCTGACGGTGGCAGCTTGGGCGCTTGTGGGCGTCGGGCTGGTGTGCGTGGCGGTGGGGTTCGCGGTGCCTACGGCCCCCTCCTCGCTCATGCCGAAGTGCACCGAGAGCGAGGTGCTGGGAATTGTGCTGTTTCTTGCGCTGTGGGTTTTAGGATGTATTCTGCTCGGCATGGTGGAGTCGATGAAGAAGAAGTACGACCTGGTCACCTATCGCGACATTGTGGCGTACTCCCGCGGCGAGGAGCCGGTGCGCGACAACGAGGCCTTCGGACGCAAGCACCCGGTAGCTTCAGCCGGCCTGAAAATGGGGGTAAGCGCCGTGTCGGGGTTCGTGGTGGCCTACGTGGTCTTGAAGCTGATCCTGGGATAG
- a CDS encoding phasin family protein, with product MTTIADGLKDVFLAGVGAMALGAEKTQELVEQLIAKGEITVEQGKAINSEVLKQAQATAERVGQQAQTAVGEAAREAQAAASHLNDQAKTAAELAHEQTEAAVSMARSQAEMAADAAKKAAENAKQGSADFATALKHDVLEAQMAMMTPEQRAEFAKKAAEIAARDAKTE from the coding sequence ATGACGACGATTGCCGATGGATTGAAGGACGTGTTCCTGGCTGGTGTGGGCGCCATGGCGCTCGGCGCCGAGAAGACCCAGGAGCTGGTGGAGCAGCTTATCGCCAAGGGGGAGATCACCGTGGAGCAGGGCAAGGCCATCAACTCCGAGGTGCTGAAACAGGCTCAGGCCACCGCCGAGCGCGTGGGCCAGCAGGCCCAGACCGCGGTCGGCGAGGCGGCCCGTGAGGCTCAGGCGGCCGCGAGCCACCTGAACGATCAGGCCAAGACGGCCGCAGAGTTGGCTCACGAGCAGACCGAGGCTGCCGTGTCCATGGCGCGCTCCCAGGCCGAGATGGCTGCCGATGCGGCCAAGAAGGCGGCCGAGAACGCCAAGCAAGGTTCCGCCGATTTCGCCACAGCGCTGAAGCACGACGTGCTGGAGGCTCAGATGGCCATGATGACCCCCGAGCAGCGCGCCGAGTTCGCCAAGAAGGCCGCCGAAATCGCCGCCCGCGACGCGAAGACGGAGTAG